GGTCACGATCAGCGTCTTGTCCTTGCCGCCGTCGTTGATGCGGACCTTGAACGCGTCGCCCTGCTTGCCGACGACTTCGCCGGTGTGACCGTCGAAGCGCGGGTGGAAGCGACCTTTGTGGACGCTCGGGTCGATCTTGAGATGGACTTTCTCGCCCTCTTCGTACTCCTGAATCGCGCGCTGGGGCGGCGAGGAGCCGCGGTCCCGCGGATCGTTCGAGAGTTTGCCTCGGGTTCCTTGACGTGGGCCATTAGAGTTCGGCATAGTCGTACGACCCTCTTACTTGGTGATGGTTATAAAACGCACGTTCCGGGTTCGTCGGCGCTCGCGCGGGCGACCGCCGCGGCTCGTTCGACTCGGTTCCCGACGCGGTTACTCACTCTCTCCGTTCGAGTCCCGCGATCCGGGCCGCGGTCGGACGAGCCCGAACCAGGTTCGGTAGCACAGCGTCCCGACGCCCGTGCCGACGGTGTGGCTGTACGTTCTCGAGACGTCGTCCGAGAGGTAGCGACGACTGACTGCGCTCCAGCACGCGGTCAGCGCCACCCGGCGTTTGGCCGACTCGCGCAGTCCGAACGCGTCGACGTCGTAGGCGTACGTCCAGCCAACGCTCGAGATCGCACCCGCGAGTACCCATCCGGGATCTAATCGAATTG
The DNA window shown above is from Halopiger xanaduensis SH-6 and carries:
- a CDS encoding 50S ribosomal protein L21e encodes the protein MPNSNGPRQGTRGKLSNDPRDRGSSPPQRAIQEYEEGEKVHLKIDPSVHKGRFHPRFDGHTGEVVGKQGDAFKVRINDGGKDKTLIVTAAHMRAQDRSEDRV